One genomic segment of Clostridium saccharoperbutylacetonicum N1-4(HMT) includes these proteins:
- a CDS encoding cytochrome b5 domain-containing protein: MRIYFNFATIDELLGIDCDFHRQQKEFDLEELEQYDGKNGKPAYVSIEGIVYDISNESIFEERKNKESLAGKDLTELFSLSLKINTIINRAPIVGVIGDDRYAESKILTRDKKHKHEKKESCKYQEFYIKETLSMLEKIISKSINEVLEWQENLIKCPGAAAQLGTVNKSEVGKSSTGSSTGVYGLVGGASGGAGGGLGVAIVNVEKGGGGMTNQDTGKMIAPGSAGGATGGAVGSLGGTTSTPTTTAPTGNTGGILRKEEKDVCCKKLDEED, encoded by the coding sequence ATGAGAATTTATTTTAATTTCGCAACAATTGATGAATTACTAGGAATTGATTGTGATTTTCATAGACAACAAAAAGAATTTGATTTAGAAGAATTAGAACAATATGATGGAAAAAATGGGAAACCTGCTTATGTATCAATAGAAGGAATAGTATATGATATCAGCAATGAATCAATCTTTGAGGAAAGAAAAAATAAGGAAAGCCTTGCTGGCAAAGATTTGACAGAATTATTTAGTTTAAGTCTTAAAATTAATACTATAATTAATAGAGCACCTATAGTTGGTGTAATTGGAGATGACAGGTATGCAGAAAGTAAAATTCTTACTAGAGATAAAAAACATAAACATGAGAAAAAAGAAAGTTGCAAATATCAAGAATTCTATATAAAGGAAACCCTTTCAATGTTAGAAAAGATTATTTCAAAATCAATTAATGAAGTACTAGAATGGCAAGAAAACCTAATAAAATGTCCAGGAGCAGCAGCTCAATTGGGAACGGTAAATAAAAGCGAAGTTGGAAAAAGTAGTACTGGTAGTTCAACTGGTGTATATGGATTAGTAGGTGGTGCATCTGGTGGAGCAGGGGGAGGATTAGGTGTTGCAATAGTAAATGTTGAAAAGGGAGGGGGGGGGATGACAAATCAGGATACAGGAAAAATGATAGCACCAGGTTCTGCCGGAGGAGCTACAGGTGGTGCAGTAGGGAGTCTAGGTGGAACTACTTCAACACCAACTACTACAGCACCAACTGGAAATACGGGAGGAATTCTAAGAAAAGAAGAAAAAGATGTTTGCTGTAAAAAATTGGATGAAGAAGATTAA
- the nhaA gene encoding Na+/H+ antiporter NhaA, which translates to MNNKIKRKVINPFLHFFRSESSSGILLLVCAIVAIIIANSNYNHIYENVLNAYISIGYRELSISMSVHRWINDGLMTIFFLVVGMEIKREVVFGELKSFKRTILPISAAIGGMVVPAIIYVLFNIGEPTISGWGIPMATDIAFALGMLSLVAKNAPKGIVVFLTALAIVDDLGAILVIAIFYNSQISWLALIMGLVIFISILLANKLKVKYVSVYIILGILLWLCFLKSGVHATIAGVLLGMALPIGENIHKFKSSMLYKFEHKLTSWSSYVIMPIFAFANSGIEISFETFSKDIFSPVSLGIIFGLFIGKQVGIFVTSYLLVKFKIAKFPASVTKRHLYGASVLGGIGFTMSIFVSSLSFTDMEILSMAKICIMIASVLSALYGTIVFKVISFKNKRIA; encoded by the coding sequence ATGAATAATAAAATCAAAAGAAAAGTGATAAATCCATTTTTACATTTTTTTAGGAGTGAGTCTTCAAGTGGAATATTACTATTGGTATGTGCCATTGTTGCAATAATAATAGCAAACTCTAACTATAATCATATATATGAGAATGTACTTAATGCATATATATCAATAGGTTATAGAGAATTATCTATATCAATGTCTGTTCATCGTTGGATTAACGATGGATTGATGACTATATTTTTTTTAGTTGTTGGAATGGAAATAAAGAGGGAAGTTGTGTTTGGGGAACTAAAATCTTTTAAAAGGACTATACTTCCAATTTCTGCGGCTATAGGTGGAATGGTTGTTCCAGCAATTATTTATGTATTATTTAATATTGGAGAACCAACAATTTCAGGTTGGGGAATACCAATGGCTACAGATATAGCTTTTGCATTAGGAATGCTTTCCTTAGTTGCAAAAAATGCACCTAAAGGTATAGTTGTTTTTCTTACAGCATTAGCGATAGTCGATGATTTAGGAGCTATTCTTGTGATAGCAATATTTTATAATAGCCAAATTTCATGGCTTGCTCTTATTATGGGGCTAGTGATATTTATAAGCATTTTGCTAGCAAATAAATTAAAAGTTAAGTATGTATCAGTTTATATTATTTTGGGCATATTGCTTTGGTTATGTTTTTTGAAATCAGGAGTACATGCGACAATAGCTGGAGTACTACTTGGAATGGCACTTCCTATTGGAGAAAATATTCATAAATTTAAATCTTCAATGTTATATAAGTTCGAACATAAATTAACTTCTTGGTCAAGTTATGTAATAATGCCAATTTTTGCTTTTGCAAATTCAGGGATAGAAATTAGTTTTGAAACTTTTTCTAAGGACATATTTTCGCCAGTAAGTTTAGGGATTATATTTGGACTCTTTATTGGAAAACAGGTTGGAATATTTGTAACTTCTTATTTATTAGTCAAATTTAAAATTGCAAAGTTTCCAGCAAGTGTAACTAAAAGACATTTATATGGAGCAAGTGTTTTGGGGGGGATTGGTTTTACAATGTCAATATTTGTTTCATCGTTATCTTTTACTGACATGGAGATACTATCAATGGCCAAAATATGTATAATGATTGCTTCAGTATTATCAGCATTATATGGAACAATAGTATTTAAAGTTATCAGTTTTAAGAATAAAAGAATTGCCTAA
- a CDS encoding FAD-dependent oxidoreductase — MKRKILIVGGVAGGASAAARLRRLSEEDEIVMFEKGPHVSFSNCSLPYHLSGLIDEADKMVLMSPEKFLVQYNIQAKVNNEVLSINKEEKYVVVKNLVSGESYKENYDKLILSPGAKPIVPNILGIEEANIFTIRNVVDIDKLNKYIKSIDVKDIAVIGGGFIGVEAAENLREAGYNVALIEGTDQILRPFDYDMVQILHKEIYDHGINLIVEDKVERFEKDTVILASGKKISSKVVVMAIGVSPETTLAKEAAIDIGETGAIKVDQNYRTADKDIYAVGDAIEVYNALTHTVAKLFLAGPALKQARAVADHINGKKALNKGYIGSSAIKVFDYNGASTGLNEALINVLNMKIKYEVVRVILSDKVGIMPSSAPMHFKLLFEVPTGKILGAQAIGKGDVTKRIDVVATAIKFGGTIEDLKDLELCYAPPFSTAKDVVNYAGYVGSNLLNGDFKQVNVDLVRGLVEHNAYIIDVRERGEYANGHIKNAVNIPLSELRQRVNEIPKEKPVYLHCRTGQRSYNATLALQNLGYNNVYNITGSFLGLSFYEYFNDKTKNRESILTEYNFR, encoded by the coding sequence ATGAAGAGAAAAATTTTAATTGTAGGTGGAGTTGCGGGAGGGGCATCTGCAGCTGCAAGATTAAGAAGGCTAAGTGAAGAAGATGAAATTGTTATGTTTGAAAAGGGGCCTCATGTATCTTTTTCAAATTGCTCACTTCCATATCATTTAAGTGGATTGATTGATGAAGCAGATAAAATGGTATTAATGAGTCCAGAAAAATTCCTAGTTCAATATAATATTCAAGCTAAAGTAAATAATGAAGTTTTATCAATAAATAAAGAAGAAAAATATGTGGTCGTTAAAAATTTAGTGTCTGGTGAAAGTTATAAGGAAAATTATGATAAATTAATATTATCTCCAGGTGCAAAGCCGATTGTACCAAATATTCTAGGAATTGAAGAAGCTAATATTTTTACAATAAGAAATGTTGTTGATATTGATAAGTTAAATAAATACATAAAGTCTATTGATGTAAAGGATATAGCTGTTATTGGCGGAGGTTTTATTGGAGTTGAAGCAGCAGAAAATTTAAGGGAAGCAGGTTATAATGTAGCTTTAATTGAAGGAACAGATCAAATACTAAGACCTTTTGATTATGATATGGTCCAAATATTACATAAAGAAATTTATGACCATGGTATAAATTTAATAGTTGAAGATAAAGTTGAAAGGTTTGAAAAGGATACAGTAATTTTAGCATCAGGTAAAAAAATTAGTTCTAAAGTGGTAGTTATGGCTATAGGAGTGTCACCAGAAACTACACTAGCAAAAGAAGCAGCTATAGATATTGGGGAAACAGGTGCAATAAAAGTTGATCAGAATTATAGAACAGCTGATAAGGATATATATGCAGTTGGAGATGCAATAGAAGTTTATAATGCATTAACTCATACAGTAGCAAAATTATTTCTTGCGGGACCAGCACTAAAACAAGCTAGAGCAGTGGCTGATCATATAAATGGGAAAAAAGCTCTAAACAAAGGATATATCGGGTCGTCAGCCATTAAAGTTTTCGATTATAATGGAGCGTCAACAGGCTTAAATGAAGCTCTTATAAATGTTCTTAACATGAAAATAAAATATGAGGTTGTAAGAGTTATTCTAAGTGATAAGGTTGGTATAATGCCAAGTTCGGCACCAATGCATTTTAAATTGTTATTTGAAGTTCCAACAGGAAAGATTTTAGGTGCTCAGGCCATAGGAAAAGGTGATGTTACAAAGAGAATAGATGTAGTGGCTACAGCAATAAAATTTGGAGGAACAATTGAAGATTTAAAAGATTTAGAATTATGTTATGCACCACCATTTTCAACAGCAAAAGATGTAGTTAACTATGCAGGTTATGTTGGATCTAATCTTTTAAATGGAGATTTTAAACAAGTTAATGTGGATTTAGTGAGAGGATTAGTAGAACATAATGCTTATATAATTGATGTTAGAGAAAGAGGAGAATATGCTAATGGACATATTAAAAATGCTGTAAATATACCATTAAGCGAACTTAGACAAAGAGTAAATGAAATACCCAAGGAGAAGCCTGTATATCTTCACTGCAGAACTGGCCAAAGAAGCTATAATGCTACATTAGCACTTCAAAATTTAGGCTATAACAATGTCTACAATATTACAGGAAGTTTCTTAGGATTATCTTTCTACGAATATTTTAATGATAAAACTAAGAATAGGGAAAGTATATTAACTGAATATAATTTCAGATAG